One region of Plasmodium gaboni strain SY75 chromosome 6, whole genome shotgun sequence genomic DNA includes:
- a CDS encoding hypothetical protein (conserved Plasmodium protein, unknown function), with protein MITSSIIESFTVHFFLPFLNFVTFFLFFLFFKMEDLFFITSKKKKLVSEEFIETTENKKDNQKDEYFFTLSKNKLIKNKNNLSSIETFSSYMSHTKRCALNNIENEEKEKIFSSHLNNVVDTYKKTNTETTCSDKITVLINKEKSNNNKNIHSNNNIYYNDNILYNNDTLLKNNDLKEPLKIHQPLSTPIHNEKKNLIYSNNIFYKYYMNNYQEDKNVVHTNNNYNLHSDNTNYVNESISNNNSHMVNINNMNNXXXXXXXXXXXXXXXXXXXXXXXXXXXXXXXXXXXXXXXXXXXXXXXXXXXXXXXXXXXXXXXXXXXXXXXXXXXXXXXXXXXXXXXXXXXXXXXXXNDNISVQCVNKPSNNKSNINNEEYFQNFIVNKNNNLRDTIISDENNKMIIIKKVDDERNMQDDNFSYLHDILEKTYKEYINFDGSEYIYIYDICVSKDRINNNNDNNNNNNDNNNNDNNNIDNDNIHNIDNNIYDDNYYYDENNITSDAHINNNIHNNNMNHSENKIIIDNAHKNEYNIFNNISMKINKIKGFFISTNKLTEDQSNISTDILQITKQIRNDMTNKEMILYNDNYMEKEKLHLHNINETNIQNNNNKKEIIKHNDIQFEDKKEIIKCVDKTSFIDKLNYIFFTSINNNNNTTNDNNNNYNNDNNYNNDNNDNIYNNHNNDNIYNNHNNYKSYNFHIKEVSQDYHFEDINFDNIHNNMNHNINRRIYETDIYDIHIIKKGYNYIYIKDGEWKHFFCVLFYLQNNIGLKNDIICKHYCKIYDRGDYILKKINDNNSSDIYTNYFLSFFEDIYFNKHQLNNLELAILIKKKSYEFIFEITKYKTADIIHNFHYIYIDQDKKTNNCLNIFDVDNNSYYIIPFIFKTTQTYHNKQNIHDEEKQNNEHLINHINFSCDILKHWNECIYFITKKKMEATSHPNLTNLKKNQNKIRYVNRKLNQWIHVFKQERNIKHL; from the exons ATGATTACATCAAGTATTATTGAATCATTTACAGTTCATTTCTTCTTAccatttttaaattttgttactttttttctgttctttttgttttttaaaatgGAAGATCTGTTTTTTATAActtccaaaaaaaaaaaacttgTGTCAGAAGAATTTATAGAAACAAcagaaaataaaaaggacAACCAAAaag atgaatatttttttacattgtcaaaaaataaattaataaagaacaaaaataatCTATCAAGTATTGAAACGTTTTCTTCATATATGTCACATACAAAACGTTGCGctttaaataatatagaaaatgaagagaaggagaaaatattttctagTCATCTAAACAATGTTGTTGatacttataaaaaaacaaatacAGAGACGACATGTTCTGATAAGATTACCgttttaataaataaagagaaaagtaataataataaaaatattcacagtaataataatatatattataatgataatattctttataataatgataccttattaaaaaataatgatttGAAGGAACCACTGAAAATTCATCAACCATTATCTACACCAATACataatgaaaagaaaaatttaatttactcaaataatattttttacaaatattatatgaataattatcaagaagataaaaatgtggttcatacaaataataattataatcTTCATAGTGACAACACTAATTATGTTAATGAATCCATCTCAAACAATAATAGTCACATGgttaatattaataatatgaataatNNNNNNNNNNNNNNNNNNNNNNNNNNNNNNNNNNNNNNNNNNNNNNNNNNNNNNNNNNNNNNNNNNNNNNNNNNNNNNNNNNNNNNNNNNNNNNNNNNNNNNNNNNNNNNNNNNNNNNNNNNNNNNNNNNNNNNNNNNNNNNNNNNNNNNNNNNNNNNNNNNNNNNNNNNNNNNNNNNNNNNNNNNNNNNNNNNNNNNNNNNNNNNNNNNNNNNNNNNNNNNNNNNNNNNNNNNNNNNNNNNNNNNNNNNNNNNNNNNNNNNNNNNNNNNNNNNNNNNNNNNNNNNNNNNTAACGATAATATATCTGTTCAATGTGTAAATAAACcaagtaataataaaagtaatattaacaatgaggaatattttcaaaattttatagtaaacaaaaataataatttaagaGATACAATAATTTctgatgaaaataataaaatgattataattaaaaaagtaGATGACGAAAGAAATATGCAAGATGATAATTTTAGCTATTTACATgatatattagaaaaaacgtataaagaatatataaattttgaTGGTTcagaatatatatatatatatgatatttgTGTGAGCAAGGATAGGATTAACAACAAcaatgataataataataataataatgataataataataatgataataataatattgataatgataatattcataatattgataataatatttatgatgacaattattattatgatgagaataatattacaaGCGATGCccatattaataataatattcataataacAATATGAACCATAGtgaaaacaaaattattattgaCAATGCtcataaaaatgaatataatatttttaataatatctCTATGAAaattaacaaaataaaaggattttttatttctacAAACAAATTAACTGAAGACCAAAGTAATATATCAACAgatatattacaaataaCTAAACAAATAAGAAATGATATGACCAATAAAGAgatgatattatataatgataattatatggaaaaagaaaaactacatttacataatataaatgaaacaaatattcaaaataataataataaaaaagaaattataaaacataatgatatacaatttgaagataaaaaagaaataattaaatGTGTTGATAAAACAAGTTTTATAGATAAattgaattatatattttttacatctatcaataataataataatactaCAAATgacaacaataataattataataatgataataattataataatgacaataatgacaatatttataataatcacaataatgacaatatttataataatcacaataattataagtcatataattttcatatcAAGGAAGTGTCACAAGACTACCATTTTGAAGATATTAACTTTGACAACATACACAACAATATGaatcataatattaatagaagaatatatgaaacagatatttatgatatacatattattaaaaaaggttataattatatttatataaaagatgGTGAATGGAAACATTTTTTCTGTgtcttattttatttacaaaataatataggacttaaaaatgatattatcTGTAAACATTATTGTAAGATATATGATAGAGGagattatattttaaaaaaaataaatgataataacTCTTCagatatatatactaattattttctatcCTTTTTTGaagatatttattttaataaacaTCAACTTAATAATTTAGAACTAGCTATccttataaaaaaaaaatcatatgaatttatatttgaaataacaaaatataaaactgcagatattattcataattttcattatatatatattgatcAAGACAAAAAAACTAATAATTGtcttaatatatttgatgtagataataattcatattatatcataccattcatttttaaaacaaCACAAACATATCATAATAAACAAAACATAcatgatgaagaaaaacaaaacaatgaacatttaattaatcatataaattttagttgtgatatattaaaacattggaatgaatgtatatattttataaccaaaaaaaaaatggaagCCACTAGTCATCCAAACCTTACAaatctaaaaaaaaatcaaaacAAAATACGTTATGTTAATAGAAAATTGAATCAATGGATACACGTATTTAAGCAGgaaagaaatataaaacacctctaa